A window of Glycine soja cultivar W05 chromosome 13, ASM419377v2, whole genome shotgun sequence genomic DNA:
TCGCCATTTGTGTCATGTATAAAGtactttattttatcttctattccTTCACATTTTATAGAGCTATTTTTTAGTTTacattctccttttttttatttatcgaaTTTGCTATGTACTTTTTCTGTTAATTTCAgtatcattcaattttttattccattactaaATTGGTGGTTGTGTATAAATGGTGACttattatttatcatgaatttctataatgttagttttttaaaaaaatatttatatctaCAGTATAGATTATTTAACTTGTATTATAATATTCGAGACTCATAACTATTATGCTCATAGTATTACTGTTTGATCACTTAGTAGTTAGTAACTATCaaatatccttttttattttatcagcaCACAAATAATAGTTCAAAATTTGCTATTGGAACCACAGACCGATCAGTAATTCTACAATTAGTTGACTAAAATCTCAAGTTGTAACTCCCGTTCCCATTGGCCATCGTGAGATTTGAGGTAGCTTGTAGCAAGATTATACTCATTTTTTCCCATAATAGTGTGTGGATAAGTAACCAATCTGAACtacttttaaaaacaaaatgatagaGGAGAACATAACATCATGGTAATCAGAGTTGAGAATTGGAGCTAAGAACCAGTGCAGGAAAGAATGTACACCATGACTAAAATACaataacctcaacataacaaGAGTTCAAATGGAAGCTGTAATTAGTAACTGAAGCCTAGTTGAAGTCCAAGGgcaaaatgaacaagaaaaagtGTCATGATACCACTACCCAGGATACCATGAACATTCCTTAGTCCAGGATTTCCCTGCATATCATTCAAGTAACCAAGAGAGTAAGGACAAACAAATGGAGAATGCAAAGTTTCTAATTCCATTTATGAATTACTTTGGTTTACTTGCTTCATGACATATTTCATAACAAGACTGTGACTGAGTACTTAATCTTAATTTCATGAATAAACCACCAATTTTATACCCAAAGTATTACCTTTCTCTAAGTGATCTCTAAAGTAATAAAACTATTTAAGTAATCCCAAAAATATAGAATATCCATTACTTCAATCCAAAAGTCAATGTATTTTAGTAAAGATCAAAGATcaatttgaaggatttttttaatattcaggAGACTACTTAATATGGTTTCTTACATTTCTAAAAAGtacgttatttttttatttttactccaGAGACCACTTAATTGTCCAAGGATGAAATGGGATCAATTGATGTactctattttcattttataaactcatttaaaattcataaacaaATTTCAGTGTTTATTGTGGCATAAATGTGTGTGAGGGAAATGGATACACTGgtgaaagaaaagaggaaaggaaattacCTCAAAGAGTGTAGGCAGTATAGTTTGTATTGTCAACAAAGCAAGACCAATGACTCCTGTAACAGCGTGAGGACTGCATGCAAACAACAGAACACAAAAACAGCcacatgattttttaattttttacaattgaaatttgaaaatgaataaacaagactaataataaaaaagttaagatCGGGTTCGATCCTGATAcaaaaacattataaataaaaaaataacaataataagttAAGTGAATTACCTCTCAAAAATGGGTTTATCCGAAGTGAGTAGAGCTGTAACTCCACCAGTAGCTCCAAGagcaaagaagaaaaacataccAGCTAAAAGCTTGGGATGCAAATCCTTGGCCTTAGCCTTTTCCTCctgcaaaaaattaaaatcaaaatctaTAATACCAACCTAACTAAGTAGTGAAATTAATGGTAAAGGGATTAAACAGCATACCAGATTATCAGAATAACGAATGCGAAAACCCAGATAGGTACCGTAGCCACCCATGGCAAAGAGCACAACGGCCTGAAAGGGTCAAAAGAGCAATTCATTCATTTGACAAgtcctttctt
This region includes:
- the LOC114381049 gene encoding uncharacterized protein LOC114381049, with product MAMAMAAIASSLGVGLRPLSLSSPSSALFQSRHSFTITTTTPKCCLAPKQDSPLELELVKSTQNTQIILHSFSPFPLLCAAALLPGSEAVTSVFGPFVELVKSWNLPDWLVHWGHPGNMAVVLFAMGGYGTYLGFRIRYSDNLEEKAKAKDLHPKLLAGMFFFFALGATGGVTALLTSDKPIFESPHAVTGVIGLALLTIQTILPTLFEGNPGLRNVHGILGSGIMTLFLVHFALGLQLGFSY